From one Cyanobacterium stanieri PCC 7202 genomic stretch:
- a CDS encoding peptidyl-prolyl cis-trans isomerase cyclophilin type (PFAM: Cyclophilin type peptidyl-prolyl cis-trans isomerase/CLD~COGs: COG0652 Peptidyl-prolyl cis-trans isomerase (rotamase) - cyclophilin family~InterPro IPR002130~KEGG: npu:Npun_F3639 peptidyl-prolyl cis-trans isomerase, cyclophilin type~PFAM: peptidyl-prolyl cis-trans isomerase cyclophilin type~SPTR: Peptidyl-prolyl cis-trans isomerase, cyclophilin type), which yields MNLVTNNNNHWRIFLTICLVSLITLTGCQTTSDSAVTGGSNSEEIESPMADVTQNQSTDIDNNIMNLPKLEGKAIVEMKVKGQSITIELDGNNAPITAGNFLDLVDKGVYDGLVFHRVVTEPQPFVAQGGDPQGKDPNFPVSRLGTGGYIDPNTNSQRYIPLEIRPQYDESAEDATPPEIIYSQTTDVTPQLRHEYGVIAMARSQMPDSASSQFYFTLADLPFLDGSYAVFGRVTNGMDVVEGIAQGDRIDSVQVISGIENLKR from the coding sequence ATGAACTTAGTGACTAATAACAATAATCACTGGCGTATTTTTTTGACCATCTGCTTAGTGAGTTTAATTACCCTAACAGGATGTCAAACTACATCAGATTCTGCCGTAACTGGTGGAAGTAATAGTGAGGAAATAGAAAGCCCTATGGCTGATGTAACCCAAAACCAGTCCACTGATATAGATAACAATATAATGAATTTACCAAAATTAGAAGGAAAGGCGATCGTTGAAATGAAAGTGAAAGGGCAATCCATCACCATCGAATTAGATGGTAATAATGCACCTATCACCGCAGGAAATTTTCTCGATTTAGTAGATAAAGGGGTTTATGATGGTTTAGTTTTTCATAGGGTTGTCACCGAGCCGCAACCATTCGTAGCACAAGGGGGAGATCCTCAAGGTAAAGATCCTAATTTTCCTGTGAGTCGCTTGGGTACTGGGGGTTATATTGATCCTAATACTAATTCTCAGCGTTATATTCCCCTAGAAATCAGACCTCAATATGATGAGTCTGCGGAGGATGCCACTCCCCCTGAGATTATTTACAGTCAAACTACCGATGTGACTCCCCAATTGCGTCATGAGTATGGAGTAATTGCCATGGCACGTTCTCAGATGCCTGATTCTGCTTCTTCTCAGTTTTATTTTACCCTTGCTGATTTACCTTTTCTTGATGGTAGCTATGCTGTTTTTGGGAGAGTTACCAATGGTATGGATGTAGTTGAAGGTATTGCACAGGGCGATCGCATCGATTCTGTTCAAGTCATTAGCGGCATTGAGAACCTAAAACGATAG
- a CDS encoding Beta-ketoacyl synthase (PFAM: Beta-ketoacyl synthase, N-terminal domain; Beta-ketoacyl synthase, C-terminal domain~COGs: COG0304 3-oxoacyl-(acyl-carrier-protein) synthase~InterPro IPR014030:IPR014031~KEGG: cyc:PCC7424_0582 3-oxoacyl-(acyl carrier protein) synthase II~PFAM: Beta-ketoacyl synthase~SPTR: Beta-ketoacyl synthase): MKVVVSGVGLISCLGDTQTTWDNMSKGLSGIKLSQPYDFLAKYPLGLIDQHPSNIEPITIEVIKETFKSARLSPPLQNMGVVVGSSRGCQGNWEVFAREWLENKCPPQNWLNTFSCQPSTLTAQYVGSFAPVLAPMGACATGLGAIAQGYELIKQGYCEQVIAGAVEAPITPLTIVGFEKMKALANNGCYPFAREREGMVLGEGGAMIVMETEESALKRGANIYGEIKGWAMTCDAGGMTAPEESANSAIHAIKRCLAHGNLTIKDVDHIQTHGTATKLNDHREALLIDRLFSHRPKISHTKASMGHTLGASSAIATSLTLLSLDQQRLLMNYQERELEYDLNWVKKTENYSFENSLCFSFGFGGQNAVIALGKYKI; encoded by the coding sequence ATGAAGGTTGTTGTTAGTGGTGTTGGTTTAATATCCTGTTTGGGAGATACTCAAACAACTTGGGATAATATGAGTAAAGGATTATCAGGGATCAAACTATCCCAACCCTATGATTTTTTAGCAAAATATCCTTTGGGATTGATTGACCAACACCCTAGCAATATTGAACCTATAACCATTGAGGTGATTAAGGAAACCTTCAAATCTGCTCGTTTATCTCCGCCTTTGCAAAATATGGGAGTGGTGGTGGGTTCTAGTCGTGGTTGTCAGGGCAACTGGGAAGTTTTTGCCCGTGAATGGTTGGAAAATAAATGTCCTCCTCAAAATTGGTTAAATACTTTTTCTTGTCAACCTTCTACCCTCACTGCTCAATATGTTGGCTCTTTTGCCCCTGTATTGGCTCCTATGGGGGCTTGTGCGACGGGGTTAGGGGCGATCGCACAGGGGTATGAACTCATCAAACAGGGCTATTGTGAGCAAGTTATAGCAGGGGCGGTAGAAGCACCCATAACTCCTTTAACCATAGTAGGTTTTGAAAAGATGAAAGCCCTTGCGAATAATGGTTGTTATCCTTTTGCGAGGGAAAGGGAGGGGATGGTATTGGGGGAAGGAGGGGCGATGATTGTTATGGAAACGGAAGAATCTGCCCTGAAACGGGGGGCGAATATTTATGGAGAAATCAAGGGGTGGGCAATGACTTGTGATGCGGGGGGGATGACTGCACCAGAGGAGTCGGCAAATTCTGCTATTCACGCCATAAAAAGATGTTTAGCCCATGGTAATTTAACCATCAAAGATGTTGATCATATTCAAACCCACGGCACGGCAACTAAATTAAATGATCATCGGGAGGCGTTATTAATAGATAGGTTATTTTCTCATCGTCCAAAAATTAGCCATACGAAGGCTTCTATGGGTCATACTTTAGGGGCAAGTAGTGCGATCGCCACTAGCTTAACATTATTATCTCTTGATCAACAAAGATTATTGATGAACTATCAGGAAAGAGAATTAGAATATGATTTGAATTGGGTAAAAAAAACCGAAAACTATAGCTTTGAAAATTCCCTGTGTTTTAGTTTCGGTTTTGGAGGGCAAAATGCCGTAATTGCCCTTGGGAAATATAAAATTTAA
- a CDS encoding putative exonuclease, RecJ (PFAM: DHH family; DHHA1 domain~TIGRFAM: single-stranded-DNA-specific exonuclease RecJ~COGs: COG0608 Single-stranded DNA-specific exonuclease~InterPro IPR001667:IPR003156:IPR004610~KEGG: cyp:PCC8801_2493 single-stranded-DNA-specific exonuclease RecJ~PFAM: phosphoesterase RecJ domain protein; phosphoesterase DHHA1~SPTR: Single-stranded-DNA-specific exonuclease RecJ;~TIGRFAM: single-stranded-DNA-specific exonuclease RecJ) yields the protein MINQWNIAPKYNIPPWFQNLIQQYTKQIPSQGNFVSQLLWHRGIRTQEALSIFLDSSNYQPTPAAEFGQEMKRAVNRLYKAREKGEKVCIWGDFDADGITSTSVLWEGFGQFFVPEVQLSYYIPNRLKESHGLNIPAMDRLADRGVSLIVTCDTGSTNLQEIDYARELGIDIIVTDHHTLPEHRPEVVSIINPRYFASSHPLYHLSGVAVAYKLVEALYEAFPDIPEQPVEDLLDLVAIGLVADLVELKGDCRYLAQEGIKRLANTRRYGVDKLLKLCKGNGDRPMDISFGIAPRINAVSRIHGDASFCVKLLTTKDTKEAVTLAQQTEEANLNRKELQQRVLQQARKKIEDLDLSTTAVIVLDDNQWETGVLGLVANALSQEYGRPSILLSTMKNADNNNLARGSARSVSGINLYDLVFSQKHLLSGFGGHPFAAGLALPMENLSLFRDGINQKLKQQLDITKLQPTIDVDLTVTVAQLTKELFRELKLIEPCGMGNPAPKLLVQNCWFSNVFHKNFSPKKGNKTIKYLVTYFNLCDRTNTEGISGSWWGHNSGEISLNENYDVVIEFDYNKYHNQYEPRIIDLKICSSQRDSITTGKASTFPENIALVSQNINSDKLLDEVFYQEQWLKFLGIIKYLINHQKSINIRLFQEKVSMGDRPWKYALKTIKKLGFNYTCQDNIISFTLHTDNFNQEKYLNNLNKTIQVIQEEYIQSLWNK from the coding sequence ATGATTAATCAGTGGAATATTGCCCCTAAATATAATATCCCTCCATGGTTTCAAAATCTTATTCAACAATACACTAAACAAATTCCCAGTCAGGGCAATTTTGTTTCACAACTTCTATGGCATCGGGGAATCCGTACCCAAGAAGCATTAAGTATTTTTTTAGATAGTAGTAACTATCAACCCACACCTGCGGCTGAATTTGGACAGGAGATGAAAAGGGCTGTAAATCGTCTTTATAAAGCTAGAGAAAAAGGGGAAAAAGTTTGTATCTGGGGTGATTTTGATGCCGATGGTATTACTTCTACTTCGGTTTTGTGGGAAGGATTTGGGCAGTTTTTTGTGCCAGAGGTGCAGTTAAGTTATTATATTCCCAATCGTTTAAAGGAGTCCCATGGCTTAAATATTCCAGCCATGGATAGACTGGCAGACAGAGGAGTCAGTTTAATAGTCACTTGTGACACGGGCAGCACTAATTTACAGGAAATAGATTACGCTAGGGAGTTAGGTATAGATATAATTGTCACTGACCATCATACTTTACCTGAACATCGCCCCGAGGTGGTTTCTATTATCAATCCCCGTTATTTTGCATCATCTCATCCTCTTTATCATCTCTCGGGGGTGGCAGTGGCTTATAAGTTGGTGGAGGCTTTATATGAGGCTTTTCCAGACATTCCCGAGCAACCTGTGGAGGATTTATTGGATTTGGTTGCCATTGGTTTAGTTGCTGATTTGGTAGAGTTGAAGGGGGATTGTCGTTATCTTGCCCAAGAGGGTATTAAACGATTGGCAAACACTCGCCGCTATGGAGTTGACAAATTACTTAAATTATGCAAGGGTAATGGCGATCGCCCCATGGACATTTCTTTTGGCATTGCACCACGGATTAATGCGGTGAGTCGTATCCATGGAGATGCCAGTTTTTGTGTCAAATTGCTGACTACCAAAGATACGAAAGAAGCCGTCACCCTTGCCCAGCAAACCGAAGAAGCCAATCTCAACCGCAAAGAATTACAACAAAGGGTATTACAACAGGCTCGAAAAAAAATTGAAGATTTAGATTTATCAACCACCGCAGTAATTGTCTTGGACGATAATCAATGGGAAACAGGAGTTTTGGGCTTAGTTGCCAACGCCCTGAGCCAAGAATATGGACGCCCAAGTATTCTGTTAAGTACCATGAAAAATGCTGACAATAATAACTTAGCACGAGGATCAGCCCGTTCGGTAAGCGGTATTAATTTATATGATTTGGTTTTCTCCCAAAAGCATCTTTTATCTGGTTTTGGTGGACATCCTTTCGCCGCAGGTTTGGCTTTGCCGATGGAAAATTTATCCTTATTTCGAGATGGCATAAATCAGAAATTAAAACAACAATTAGATATAACTAAACTACAGCCGACTATTGATGTAGATTTAACTGTAACGGTAGCTCAGTTGACCAAAGAATTATTTAGAGAATTAAAATTAATCGAACCTTGTGGTATGGGTAATCCTGCTCCTAAATTATTAGTTCAAAATTGTTGGTTTTCTAATGTTTTTCATAAAAATTTTTCGCCTAAAAAAGGAAATAAAACTATTAAATATTTAGTTACTTATTTTAATCTTTGTGATCGTACTAATACCGAGGGCATTTCGGGTAGTTGGTGGGGGCATAATTCTGGTGAAATTAGTCTCAATGAAAATTATGACGTGGTTATTGAATTTGATTATAATAAGTATCACAATCAGTATGAACCGAGAATTATTGACCTTAAAATATGTAGCTCTCAAAGGGATTCTATCACCACTGGTAAGGCTTCTACTTTTCCTGAAAACATAGCTCTAGTGTCTCAAAATATTAATTCTGACAAACTATTAGATGAGGTTTTTTATCAAGAACAATGGTTAAAGTTTTTAGGAATTATTAAGTATTTAATTAATCATCAAAAATCTATTAATATACGTCTTTTTCAAGAAAAAGTATCTATGGGCGATCGCCCTTGGAAATATGCCTTAAAAACTATCAAAAAACTAGGATTTAATTATACTTGTCAAGATAATATTATTTCTTTTACTCTCCACACGGACAATTTTAACCAAGAAAAATATTTAAATAATTTGAATAAAACCATCCAAGTTATCCAAGAAGAATACATACAATCTCTATGGAACAAATAA
- a CDS encoding spermidine synthase (PFAM: Spermine/spermidine synthase~TIGRFAM: spermidine synthase~COGs: COG0421 Spermidine synthase~InterPro IPR001045~KEGG: mar:MAE_08080 spermine synthase~PFAM: Spermine synthase~PRIAM: Spermidine synthase~SPTR: Spermidine synthase), with translation MAGSQVNADIWISEYITPYDIYVHGITNILAHKKTPYQDMSIVESGAYGKALVLDGKWQSCTGDEFLYHEALVHPAMIAHPNPENVLILGGGEGATTREVFRWNAVKKAMMVDIDGDVVEACREHLPEMHQGSFDDPRLELVIGDAFNVLDNSQAQWDVIISDLSDPIEEGPSFQLFTQEYFTQLKGCLRDHGIVVIQAGPVAPANLHIHGRLVNTLKTVFSNVHSYFTPTCTYGSAWGFAIASEQSFDTMPNPEKIDLLLEQKTTNDFRSFDGVSLLGMLQTPGYIRQAIKNETEVYTMKKPPKFFGQGING, from the coding sequence ATGGCAGGATCTCAGGTAAACGCAGACATTTGGATCAGTGAATATATTACCCCTTACGATATATATGTTCATGGAATCACTAACATTTTGGCTCACAAAAAAACCCCCTATCAGGATATGTCCATCGTCGAAAGTGGTGCCTATGGCAAGGCCTTGGTTTTGGATGGAAAGTGGCAATCTTGTACTGGGGATGAATTTTTATATCATGAGGCGTTAGTGCATCCTGCCATGATTGCTCATCCTAACCCTGAAAATGTCCTCATTTTGGGGGGTGGTGAAGGTGCCACTACCCGAGAGGTATTTCGTTGGAATGCGGTGAAAAAAGCGATGATGGTGGATATTGATGGAGATGTGGTAGAAGCCTGTCGGGAGCATCTACCAGAGATGCACCAAGGTTCTTTTGATGATCCCCGTTTAGAATTAGTTATCGGTGATGCTTTTAATGTGTTGGATAATAGTCAGGCTCAATGGGATGTGATTATTTCTGACCTTTCTGATCCTATCGAGGAAGGCCCTTCTTTTCAACTGTTTACCCAAGAATATTTTACTCAGTTAAAAGGTTGTTTACGGGATCATGGTATTGTGGTAATTCAAGCGGGTCCTGTGGCTCCTGCTAATTTACATATTCACGGACGTTTGGTAAATACCCTAAAAACAGTGTTTAGCAATGTTCATTCTTATTTTACCCCTACCTGTACTTATGGTTCTGCTTGGGGCTTTGCCATCGCCTCTGAGCAAAGTTTTGATACCATGCCTAATCCTGAAAAAATTGATCTTCTTCTCGAGCAGAAAACTACTAATGATTTTCGCTCTTTTGATGGGGTTAGTTTATTGGGAATGTTACAAACTCCCGGTTATATCCGTCAGGCTATTAAGAATGAAACGGAAGTTTATACCATGAAAAAACCTCCCAAATTTTTCGGACAAGGGATTAATGGTTAA
- a CDS encoding peptidase M48 Ste24p (PFAM: Peptidase family M48~InterPro IPR001915~KEGG: cyh:Cyan8802_2623 peptidase M56 BlaR1~PFAM: peptidase M48 Ste24p~SPTR: Peptidase M56 BlaR1): MHFLVIVIAIICAYIIRYISQIDYFKKQKNWNYSLFFFIAPVLLILMSSMAIITMGYEGQMWGVQATIISYILAWLCIGFAMINLVIYGIEIKLISKKIDKFAQEKVLGHQVKILETSFPYAGLMGFSQQEKSLFKSLNKSYLVLSRGLINLLSPDHLQAVIAHEKAHQTHHDPLIFFCLSYCKRITFWLPNNNLIWQDLILLRELRADHTASKSVDFLLLAESLLIVTQKAMEESNPLEGNFICPFINFRLNDRIEALIDEQKSLNPFKWYQLSWILLVFIPFLTIPFHQ, encoded by the coding sequence ATGCACTTTCTCGTGATTGTAATTGCTATTATTTGCGCCTATATAATCAGATATATTAGTCAAATTGACTACTTCAAAAAACAAAAAAATTGGAACTATTCCCTCTTCTTTTTTATTGCCCCAGTATTACTAATTTTAATGAGTAGCATGGCAATTATCACCATGGGCTATGAAGGGCAAATGTGGGGAGTTCAAGCCACTATCATCAGCTATATCCTAGCTTGGCTATGTATTGGCTTCGCCATGATCAACCTAGTTATCTATGGTATAGAAATAAAATTAATATCTAAAAAAATAGATAAATTTGCCCAAGAAAAAGTATTAGGACATCAAGTTAAAATCCTCGAAACATCTTTTCCCTACGCAGGATTAATGGGATTTTCTCAACAAGAAAAAAGTCTGTTTAAATCCTTAAATAAATCCTATTTAGTCTTAAGTCGAGGTTTGATAAACCTACTATCTCCCGATCACCTACAAGCAGTCATTGCCCACGAAAAAGCCCATCAAACACACCATGATCCCCTCATTTTTTTCTGTTTATCCTACTGTAAAAGGATTACTTTTTGGCTACCAAATAACAATCTTATCTGGCAAGATTTGATTTTATTAAGGGAATTAAGAGCAGATCATACCGCCTCTAAATCTGTAGATTTTCTTCTCTTAGCTGAATCTTTGTTAATAGTTACCCAGAAAGCCATGGAAGAGTCAAACCCCTTAGAAGGTAACTTTATCTGTCCTTTTATTAACTTTCGTCTCAACGACAGAATAGAGGCATTAATTGATGAACAAAAAAGCCTCAATCCCTTTAAATGGTACCAATTGAGTTGGATATTATTAGTTTTTATCCCCTTCCTGACAATTCCTTTTCATCAATAA
- a CDS encoding hypothetical protein (KEGG: cyh:Cyan8802_0626 hypothetical protein~SPTR: Putative uncharacterized protein) translates to MTQYKPPINNEHLEPRNTESIEPFIDKMSYPINNAIMELDNLLYQKINIPFTRKVIIDERELNEQLDEIRRNLPDCIRQAVEIVEERDYIIKEAQEYATNLVNKAQRDAAQRLDESLLVQQEQFKASQVRRKIFQDCEEKRSQTEREIEKMRENAEKQARKILENALMEAEKIHNQADDFVDQQLYSLEKELTKVLQTVITLSNYRQGENQPQENIKKAKNQNSLTDKKAS, encoded by the coding sequence ATGACACAATATAAACCTCCCATTAATAACGAGCATCTTGAACCAAGAAACACTGAATCCATAGAGCCTTTTATCGATAAAATGAGTTATCCCATCAACAACGCTATCATGGAGTTGGATAACCTACTCTATCAAAAAATCAATATTCCCTTTACCCGTAAAGTAATTATTGATGAAAGAGAATTAAACGAACAACTAGACGAAATTAGAAGAAATCTTCCCGATTGTATTCGTCAGGCAGTGGAAATTGTTGAAGAAAGAGACTATATTATCAAAGAAGCCCAAGAATATGCTACTAATTTAGTCAATAAAGCTCAAAGGGATGCCGCCCAAAGATTAGATGAATCTTTGTTGGTACAACAAGAACAATTTAAGGCGAGTCAAGTTAGAAGAAAAATATTTCAAGATTGTGAAGAAAAACGCAGTCAAACTGAGCGCGAAATTGAAAAAATGCGCGAAAATGCAGAAAAACAAGCCAGAAAAATTTTGGAAAATGCTTTAATGGAAGCTGAAAAAATTCACAATCAAGCTGATGATTTTGTGGATCAACAATTATATAGTTTGGAAAAAGAATTAACTAAAGTCTTACAAACAGTTATTACTCTAAGTAACTATAGACAGGGTGAAAATCAACCCCAAGAGAATATAAAGAAGGCTAAAAATCAAAATTCTTTGACCGATAAAAAAGCCTCTTAA
- a CDS encoding hypothetical protein (KEGG: cyc:PCC7424_1938 hypothetical protein~SPTR: Putative uncharacterized protein) yields MELLLQVTAETSHFPVTAISVLIVGFIAVISIGSLTWYNSNRVVGWKNEVDGEPTKYSQEEKREKSANYDRNIISAETAARMEREGQGFKNVPESEQSVDTTGGYTVSREGLVNNYAVEPEMYVDEPGDLKEKQEAEKKERAKELKDINSKDGDKGVGVV; encoded by the coding sequence TTTATTACAAGTTACCGCAGAAACCAGTCATTTTCCCGTCACTGCTATATCAGTGCTAATCGTTGGATTTATCGCTGTTATCAGTATCGGGTCTTTAACTTGGTATAATTCTAACCGTGTGGTGGGCTGGAAAAATGAGGTCGATGGTGAACCTACAAAATATTCCCAAGAGGAGAAAAGGGAAAAATCTGCCAATTATGACCGCAACATCATCTCAGCAGAAACCGCCGCCCGTATGGAAAGAGAAGGTCAAGGATTCAAAAATGTTCCTGAGTCTGAGCAGTCGGTAGATACCACTGGAGGTTATACCGTCAGTCGTGAGGGTTTAGTCAATAACTATGCCGTTGAACCTGAAATGTATGTAGACGAACCCGGAGACTTGAAAGAAAAGCAAGAAGCCGAGAAAAAGGAACGGGCTAAGGAATTAAAAGACATCAACAGTAAAGATGGAGATAAAGGGGTAGGTGTTGTATAG
- a CDS encoding transcriptional repressor, CopY family (PFAM: Penicillinase repressor~COGs: COG3682 transcriptional regulator protein~InterPro IPR005650~KEGG: cyp:PCC8801_3494 transcriptional repressor, CopY family~PFAM: Penicillinase repressor~SPTR: Transcriptional repressor, CopY family), producing MSFLPKYRPEKLSLGFLEQEILEILWDLGTATVKEIHDRILADPDRELAYASVTTVLHRLTKKGWLKYEKQGRAFCWTPLISRSQAQAIQSYEQLQNFLAVSNPDLVASFADSLDTASVEQISAIASRLQQIRQKREQEEK from the coding sequence ATGTCTTTTTTACCAAAATACCGTCCTGAAAAACTATCTTTAGGATTTTTAGAACAAGAAATATTAGAGATTTTATGGGATTTAGGCACAGCCACAGTCAAGGAAATCCACGATCGCATTTTAGCTGATCCAGATCGTGAATTGGCGTATGCGTCAGTGACTACAGTTTTGCATCGTTTAACAAAAAAAGGATGGTTAAAATACGAGAAACAAGGACGTGCCTTTTGTTGGACTCCCCTTATTTCCCGTTCTCAAGCCCAAGCAATCCAATCCTATGAACAACTGCAGAATTTCCTCGCAGTCAGCAATCCTGATTTAGTCGCCTCCTTTGCCGATAGTCTTGATACTGCTAGTGTTGAGCAAATAAGTGCGATCGCCTCTCGTCTTCAACAAATCCGCCAAAAAAGAGAACAGGAGGAAAAATAA
- a CDS encoding methyltransferase FkbM family (TIGRFAM: methyltransferase, FkbM family~InterPro IPR006342~KEGG: gme:Gmet_2335 methyltransferase FkbM~SPTR: Methyltransferase FkbM;~TIGRFAM: methyltransferase FkbM family): protein MNHIRHYLQNNPPMYDLTRNIWRGLKKPSNPTWHFLNNFSKIKKRKVNFVQIGANDGIKNDPIRGFIIRDKWNGILVEPLPNVFDELKQNYSHLKKSDLIFVNAAISSNTTSGLDFWTFSELFLKDLSQDAQKSWLRKSSFDKNHLKKHLKKYYSNKDKSSKQEDFFEKITIPCLSINDLITTYWKDKIVDLLVIDAEGHESEIINSINFDWFYPDAIFFESAHLKDKKEIYQLLRHKNYDIIDLGMDSVATRINII from the coding sequence ATGAATCACATTCGCCATTATTTACAAAATAATCCTCCTATGTATGATTTAACCAGAAATATTTGGAGGGGTTTAAAAAAACCAAGTAATCCAACTTGGCATTTTTTGAATAACTTTTCAAAAATAAAAAAAAGAAAAGTAAATTTTGTTCAAATTGGAGCTAATGATGGTATCAAAAATGATCCAATTAGAGGATTTATTATTCGTGATAAATGGAATGGTATATTGGTCGAACCATTACCAAATGTGTTTGATGAATTAAAACAAAATTATAGTCACCTAAAAAAATCAGATCTTATTTTTGTTAACGCTGCAATATCTTCTAATACAACTTCAGGATTAGACTTTTGGACTTTTAGTGAACTATTCTTGAAAGATTTATCTCAAGATGCTCAAAAATCTTGGTTACGTAAATCATCTTTTGATAAAAATCACCTGAAAAAACATCTTAAAAAATATTATTCAAATAAAGACAAATCTTCAAAACAGGAAGATTTTTTTGAAAAAATTACCATTCCTTGTTTAAGTATTAATGATTTAATAACAACATACTGGAAAGACAAAATCGTTGACTTATTAGTTATAGACGCAGAAGGACATGAATCAGAAATAATTAATAGTATAAATTTTGATTGGTTTTATCCTGATGCAATCTTTTTTGAATCTGCTCACCTAAAAGATAAAAAAGAAATATATCAATTATTACGCCATAAAAATTATGACATAATTGATTTAGGTATGGATTCTGTAGCTACTAGAATAAACATAATTTAA
- a CDS encoding hypothetical protein (PFAM: Protein of unknown function (DUF3118)~KEGG: cyn:Cyan7425_2169 hypothetical protein~SPTR: Putative uncharacterized protein), translating to MKQNFEHFLITRINIDWHISRPKTVQERNDPNFLSYRLDLFEQICLPSVIAQKNQNFKWLLLFDKNLPDSFQKRINDYLIKDKIISVYITDKNSCLETIKSTINEYFDSSKQYLITTNLDSDDALSDDFVTVIQNNFAHQQLEFINFPFGYLYRFEDEQLYLREWLTAPCHTLIETYKNFNTALSYSHASITRYKVKQIFTKPMWLMIAHGNNVRTSYDVSAAWQPISRLKNNFHIKFKLGNSSDNFHQNENIFKNIYKVIISKKSWDTPQVKLRKILNIVNPSIIRSLRKVTYSIKK from the coding sequence ATGAAACAAAATTTTGAACATTTTTTGATAACAAGAATTAATATTGATTGGCATATATCTAGACCAAAGACAGTTCAAGAAAGAAATGACCCAAATTTTTTAAGTTACCGATTAGATTTATTTGAACAAATATGTTTGCCTTCCGTAATAGCTCAAAAAAATCAAAACTTTAAATGGCTTCTTCTATTTGATAAAAATTTGCCAGATTCATTTCAAAAACGTATTAATGATTATCTTATAAAAGACAAAATAATATCGGTATATATAACTGACAAAAATAGTTGTTTAGAAACTATTAAATCAACAATTAATGAATATTTTGATAGTTCAAAACAATATTTAATAACAACTAATCTTGATAGCGATGATGCTCTATCTGATGATTTTGTAACCGTGATACAAAATAATTTTGCTCATCAACAATTAGAGTTTATTAATTTTCCATTTGGTTATCTTTATCGTTTTGAAGATGAACAACTTTACTTGAGAGAATGGTTAACTGCCCCTTGTCATACACTGATTGAAACATATAAAAATTTCAATACTGCTTTAAGTTATAGTCATGCAAGTATTACTAGATATAAAGTAAAGCAAATATTTACTAAGCCGATGTGGTTGATGATAGCTCACGGTAATAATGTTAGAACCTCTTATGATGTTAGTGCGGCATGGCAACCCATCAGTAGATTAAAAAATAATTTTCACATAAAATTTAAATTAGGTAATAGTTCAGATAATTTTCATCAAAATGAAAACATATTTAAGAATATTTACAAAGTGATTATCAGTAAAAAATCATGGGATACACCACAAGTAAAGTTAAGAAAAATTTTAAATATTGTTAATCCTTCTATCATAAGATCACTTAGAAAAGTAACTTATTCGATAAAAAAATAA